From a region of the Mus pahari chromosome 12, PAHARI_EIJ_v1.1, whole genome shotgun sequence genome:
- the LOC110329935 gene encoding olfactory receptor 5K3-like: MAENNYSVTNEFILVGFSDHPDLKTLLFLVFSTIYLVTMVGNLGLVALIYMEPRLHTPMYIFLGNLALMDSCCSCAITPKMLENFSVDRRISLYECMVQFYFLCLAETTDCFLLAAMAYDRYVAICNPLQYHSMMSKKLCLQMTMGSYIAGNLHPMIEVGLLLRLTFCRSHVIKHFFCDVLPLYRISCIDPHINELILLVLAGSIQVFTISIVLVSYSCILFTIFTMKSKEGRGKALSTCASHFLSVSIFYGSLLFMYAQPHSANEGDKDMPVAIFYTLIIPLLNPFIYSLRNKEVINAMKKTMKKR; encoded by the coding sequence ATGGCTGAGAACAACTACTCTGTGACAAATGAATTCATTCTGGTGGGATTCTCAGATCACCCAGACTTGAAGACACTTCTTTTCCTGGTATTCTCTACCATCTATCTGGTCACCATGGTGGGGAATCTTGGGCTGGTAGCCTTGATCTACATGGAGCCTCgtctccacacacccatgtacatctTTCTGGGCAATCTGGCTCTGATGGATTCCTGCTGCTCCTGTGCCATCACTCCCAAGATGCTAGAGAACTTTTCTGTGGACAGAAGGATTTCTCTGTATGAGTGCATGGTACAgttctattttctctgtcttgctGAAACTACAGACTGCTTTCTTCTGGCAgcaatggcctatgaccgctatgtggccatatGCAACCCACTGCAGTACCATAGCATGatgtccaagaagctctgccTTCAGATGACCATGGGATCCTACATAGCAGGAAACCTGCATCCTATGATTGAAGTAGGGCTTTTGTTGAGGTTAACTTTCTGTAGGTCTCATGTAATCAAGCACTTTTTTTGTGATGTCCTTCCATTATACAGAATTTCCTGTATTGATCCACATATCAATGAACTGATATTACTTGTCTTGGCAGGTTCAATTCAAGTCTTTACTATCTCCATCGTTCTAGTGTCTTACTCCTGCATCCTTTTCACTATATTCACAATGAAATCTAAAGAGGGTAGAGGCAAAGCCTTATCTACTTGCGCTTCCCACTTTCTGTCTGTGTCAATATTCTATGGGTCTCTTCTCTTCATGTATGCTCAACCACATTCAGCCAATGAAGGAGATAAAGATATGCCAGTAGCTATTTTTTATACTCTTATAATTCCTTTATTAAACCCTTTCATTTACAGTCTACGAAATAAGGAAGTAATAAATGCAAtgaaaaaaactatgaaaaagaGATAA